From Nicotiana tabacum cultivar K326 chromosome 22, ASM71507v2, whole genome shotgun sequence, one genomic window encodes:
- the LOC107781160 gene encoding BTB/POZ domain-containing protein At5g48800 isoform X2, with amino-acid sequence MTEDYSKNNLGSRAEEYLDIVACKNLEMCVEVLKQCENLLPLADELKIVTRCIDAIASKACAEQIASSFSRLEYSSSGRLHMNRQAKCEGDWWIEDLSVLRIDLYQRVITAMKCRGVRPESIAASLVNYAQKELTKKSSSWNQSSQPKVDVVSGSNGHEKVVVETIVSLMPVEKLVVPITFLFGLLRSAVMLDCTVACRLDLERRIGSQLDIATLDDLLIPFFRNAGDTLFDVDTVHRILVNFFQQEDSDEDMDDVSVFESGSPTSPSQTALFKVAKLVDNYLAEIAPDANLKLNKFIAIAESLPAHARTVHDGLYRSIDVYLKAHQALSDPDRRRLCKLIDFQKLSQEAGSHAAQNERLPLQSIVQVLYFEQLRLRNALFCSYHDDDHKPTHQSWRINSGALSAAMSPRDNYASLRRENRELKLELTRMRMRLNDLEKDHVCMKKNMEKSNSGGFMSNFSKKIGKLNIFGHSSSRESCSPSKRSQVTDSKLTERT; translated from the exons ATGACTGAGGACTATTCAAAGAACAACCTTGGTTCCCGAGCTGAAGAATATCTTGATATTGTTGCTTGCAAGAATCTTGAAATGTGTGTTGAAGTCCTGAAACAATGCGAAAATCTACTTCCTTTGGCTGATGAGCTGAAAATAGTTACCCGATGCATTGATGCTATAGCATCTAAGGCTTGCGCGGAGCAAATTGCCTCAAGTTTCTCGCGCTTGGAATACAGTAGTTCTGGTAGACTTCATATGAACCGCCAAGCCAAGTGTGAAGGAGACTGGTGGATAGAGGATTTGTCAGTTCTTCGTATTGACTTGTATCAACGAGTCATAACAGCGATGAAATGTCGTGGTGTTAGGCCTGAAAGTATTGCAGCATCACTAGTGAACTACGCACAGAAGGAGTTGACAAAGAAGTCCAGTTCCTGGAATCAATCGAGCCAACCCAAAGTTGACGTGGTTTCTGGTTCAAACGGCCATGAAAAGGTTGTGGTCGAAACAATTGTTAGCCTTATGCCTGTTGAGAAATTGGTTGTTCCAATAACCTTTCTTTTTGGGTTGCTGAGAAGTGCAGTGATGCTTGACTGCACAGTTGCTTGTAGACTTGATCTTGAGAGGCGGATAGGATCTCAATTAGACATAGCTACTCTCGATGATCTTCTAATTCCATTCTTTCGCAATGCTGGTGACACATTATTTGACGTTGACACAGTGCATAGAATCTTGGTTAATTTTTTTCAGCAGGAGGATAGTGATGAAGATATGGACGATGTCTCAGTGTTCGAGTCTGGTAGCCCTACTTCGCCATCCCAAACTGCATTATTCAAAGTCGCAAAACTGGTGGACAATTACCTTGCTGAAATTGCACCTGATGCAAACCTAAAGCTGAACAAGTTCATAGCAATTGCCGAAAGCTTACCAGCACATGCTCGTACTGTCCATGATGGACTTTATCGATCAATCGATGTCTACCTCAAA GCTCATCAGGCGTTATCAGATCCAGATAGGAGAAGACTATGCAAGCTGATTGATTTTCAGAAGCTCTCACAAGAAGCTGGATCACACGCTGCACAAAACGAACGCCTCCCACTCCAATCAATCGTGCAGGTTCTATATTTCGAGCAACTGAGGCTTCGAAATGCCTTATTTTGTTCTTATCATGATGATGATCATAAGCCAACGCACCAATCGTGGAGGATCAATAGTGGTGCTTTAAGTGCAGCTATGTCTCCCCGGGATAATTATGCTTCTCTAAGACGAGAAAATAGGGAACTAAAACTTGAACTAACACGAATGAGGATGAGATTGAATGACCTGGAGAAAGATCATGTTTGtatgaagaaaaatatggaaaaatCTAATTCCGGGGGATTCATGAGTAACTTCTCGAAAAAGATTGGCAAGTTAAACATTTTTGGACATAGTTCTTCAAGGGAGTCATGTTCTCCTTCAAAGAGGTCACAAGTTACTGATTCTAAGCTAACTGAAAGAACATGA
- the LOC107781160 gene encoding BTB/POZ domain-containing protein At5g48800 isoform X1, producing the protein MDKHHSQLPLAKCSRQRYSEWVFRDVPSDITIEVDGGTFSLHKFPLVSRSGRIRKLVAGHRDSDISRIELLSLPGGAESFELAAKFCYGVNFEITAANVAQLCCVSDYLEMTEDYSKNNLGSRAEEYLDIVACKNLEMCVEVLKQCENLLPLADELKIVTRCIDAIASKACAEQIASSFSRLEYSSSGRLHMNRQAKCEGDWWIEDLSVLRIDLYQRVITAMKCRGVRPESIAASLVNYAQKELTKKSSSWNQSSQPKVDVVSGSNGHEKVVVETIVSLMPVEKLVVPITFLFGLLRSAVMLDCTVACRLDLERRIGSQLDIATLDDLLIPFFRNAGDTLFDVDTVHRILVNFFQQEDSDEDMDDVSVFESGSPTSPSQTALFKVAKLVDNYLAEIAPDANLKLNKFIAIAESLPAHARTVHDGLYRSIDVYLKAHQALSDPDRRRLCKLIDFQKLSQEAGSHAAQNERLPLQSIVQVLYFEQLRLRNALFCSYHDDDHKPTHQSWRINSGALSAAMSPRDNYASLRRENRELKLELTRMRMRLNDLEKDHVCMKKNMEKSNSGGFMSNFSKKIGKLNIFGHSSSRESCSPSKRSQVTDSKLTERT; encoded by the exons ATGGACAAACACCATTCGCAATTGCCTCTCGCCAAGTGTTCACGGCAGCGTTATAGTGAATG GGTGTTTCGGGATGTTCCAAGTGATATAACGATAGAAGTAGATGGTGGCACATTTTCATTGCACAAG TTTCCTCTAGTCTCGAGAAGTGGGCGAATCCGGAAGCTTGTAGCAGGGCACAGGGATTCTGATATATCAAGGATAGAGCTTCTTAGCCTACCAGGTGGAGCTGAATCATTTGAGCTGGCAGCAAAATTCTGCTACGGTGTTAACTTCGAGATTACAGCTGCAAATGTTGCTCAGCTTTGTTGTGTATCAGATTATCTTGAGATGACTGAGGACTATTCAAAGAACAACCTTGGTTCCCGAGCTGAAGAATATCTTGATATTGTTGCTTGCAAGAATCTTGAAATGTGTGTTGAAGTCCTGAAACAATGCGAAAATCTACTTCCTTTGGCTGATGAGCTGAAAATAGTTACCCGATGCATTGATGCTATAGCATCTAAGGCTTGCGCGGAGCAAATTGCCTCAAGTTTCTCGCGCTTGGAATACAGTAGTTCTGGTAGACTTCATATGAACCGCCAAGCCAAGTGTGAAGGAGACTGGTGGATAGAGGATTTGTCAGTTCTTCGTATTGACTTGTATCAACGAGTCATAACAGCGATGAAATGTCGTGGTGTTAGGCCTGAAAGTATTGCAGCATCACTAGTGAACTACGCACAGAAGGAGTTGACAAAGAAGTCCAGTTCCTGGAATCAATCGAGCCAACCCAAAGTTGACGTGGTTTCTGGTTCAAACGGCCATGAAAAGGTTGTGGTCGAAACAATTGTTAGCCTTATGCCTGTTGAGAAATTGGTTGTTCCAATAACCTTTCTTTTTGGGTTGCTGAGAAGTGCAGTGATGCTTGACTGCACAGTTGCTTGTAGACTTGATCTTGAGAGGCGGATAGGATCTCAATTAGACATAGCTACTCTCGATGATCTTCTAATTCCATTCTTTCGCAATGCTGGTGACACATTATTTGACGTTGACACAGTGCATAGAATCTTGGTTAATTTTTTTCAGCAGGAGGATAGTGATGAAGATATGGACGATGTCTCAGTGTTCGAGTCTGGTAGCCCTACTTCGCCATCCCAAACTGCATTATTCAAAGTCGCAAAACTGGTGGACAATTACCTTGCTGAAATTGCACCTGATGCAAACCTAAAGCTGAACAAGTTCATAGCAATTGCCGAAAGCTTACCAGCACATGCTCGTACTGTCCATGATGGACTTTATCGATCAATCGATGTCTACCTCAAA GCTCATCAGGCGTTATCAGATCCAGATAGGAGAAGACTATGCAAGCTGATTGATTTTCAGAAGCTCTCACAAGAAGCTGGATCACACGCTGCACAAAACGAACGCCTCCCACTCCAATCAATCGTGCAGGTTCTATATTTCGAGCAACTGAGGCTTCGAAATGCCTTATTTTGTTCTTATCATGATGATGATCATAAGCCAACGCACCAATCGTGGAGGATCAATAGTGGTGCTTTAAGTGCAGCTATGTCTCCCCGGGATAATTATGCTTCTCTAAGACGAGAAAATAGGGAACTAAAACTTGAACTAACACGAATGAGGATGAGATTGAATGACCTGGAGAAAGATCATGTTTGtatgaagaaaaatatggaaaaatCTAATTCCGGGGGATTCATGAGTAACTTCTCGAAAAAGATTGGCAAGTTAAACATTTTTGGACATAGTTCTTCAAGGGAGTCATGTTCTCCTTCAAAGAGGTCACAAGTTACTGATTCTAAGCTAACTGAAAGAACATGA
- the LOC107781159 gene encoding LOW QUALITY PROTEIN: cytochrome b5-like (The sequence of the model RefSeq protein was modified relative to this genomic sequence to represent the inferred CDS: deleted 1 base in 1 codon), giving the protein MGGETKVFTLAEVSQHNNAKDCWLVISGKVYDVTKFLDDHPGGDEVLLSATGKDATDDFEDVGHSSSARAMLDEYYVGDIDSATIPTKTKYTPPNQPHYNQDKTSEFVVKLLQFLVPLIILGVAFGIRFYTKQSSA; this is encoded by the exons ATGGGGGGTGAAACTAAGGTGTTTACTTTGGCTGAGGTCTCCCAGCACAACAACGCCAAGGATTGTTGGTTGGTTATTAGTGGCAAG GTATATGATGTGACAAAATTCTTGGATGACCACCCAGGAGGTGATGAGGTTTTGTTGTCTGCAACTG GAAAGGATGCAACCGATGATTTTGAGGACGTTGGCCACAGCAGCAGTGCTCGAGCGATGTTGGATGAGTATTACGTAGGTGATATTGATTCAGCAACCATCCCCACCAAGACCAAGTATACTCCTCCCAATCAGCCACATTACAACCAGGAC AAAACATCAGAGTTTGTCGTCAAGCTCCTCCAATTCTTAGTTCCCCTGATTATTTTGGGTGTTGCTTTTGGCATCCGCTTCTATACCAAACAGTCATCAGCTTGA